The DNA window CTGTCTAATTTGTGGATCCTTTTCCAAAACCGTATCGGTGATCATTTTTTCTATCTCATCCGTTAATGTATTGCCTTCAGCCATCTCTAACCCAATAGCGACTACATCGTTAAATATAATAGAGGTTGCATTATCTATTCCGTATAAATTAACTACCATATCGGAAATGTTCTCAGAACGAATTAAAATTTCATTGTCCTTCCCACTCACATTTAAACTTTTTTCATCAACATTTAACTCTTCCTCTGCAATTTTATTTTCATTCTTTACTTCACTACATCCAACTGTAAAAGTGATTATAATAAGAAACATAGTCAATATTTTAAAAAAGAACAAATCCTTCTCCTTCATAGAAAACCTCCTATAAATATTAATTTGTAATCCATTATTCTTTTTTAATTTTTGTATTATAATTATTATTAGCATTCACAAAAATTTTATTTAATATCATTCAAATTTCTACTTATTGAATCTTATAGTTTTATAATATATAATATTTTTTGTGTAAATTTAAGGTGTTTTGAAAGGAAGATCGATAATGAAATTAGGAATAGTCGGACTACCCAATGTTGGAAAGAGCACTCTATTTAACGCATTAACTGCTGCAAAAGCAGAGGCAGAGAATTATCCATTTTGTACTATAGAGCCAAATGTAGGAATAGTGCCTGTTCCAGATGAAAGATTGGATTTGTTAGCAAGACTTATTAACCCAGAAAAAATAACTCCTGCTACCATTGAATTCTATGACATAGCCGGTCTGGTAAGGGGGGCAAGTAAAGGAGAAGGATTAGGAAACAAATTCTTATCCCATATCAGGGAAGTAGAATCCCTAATTCATGTAGTTAGGTGTTTTGAAGATGATAATATTACTCACGTAGAAGGGAAAATAGACCCTATTCATGATATTGAAATTATCAATTTAGAGCTAATGTTATCGGATTTAGAAATTATAGACAATAGGCTGCAGAAGGTAGAAAAATTGGCAAAAGGAAATAAAGCATATAGTAAGGAATTTGAATTATTAAACAGATTAAAGAAAGCCATTGAAGAAGGCAAGCCTTTAAGAAGTTTAAATTTGGAATATGATGAAATAAATATAATTAAAAACTATGGGTTACTATCTTTAAAACCTGTACTATATGCTTGTAATATTGGAGAAGAAGATCTATTAGATGTAGGAAAAAACAAGTATGTTGATCTAGTAGAAGAATATGCAAAGAAGGAAGAATCCCAGGTAGTCGTTTTCTCAGCAAAAATAGAAGCCGAAATATCCCAATTGAGTAAAGAAGAAAAAGAAATTTTCTTATCTGAATTAGGTTTAAAGGAATCTGGATTAGATAGATTAGTAAAAGCCAGCTACGATCTTCTAGGGCTTATGAGCTTCCTAACAGCTGGACCTAAAGAAGTAAGAGCCTGGACAATTAAAAAAGGCACTAAAGCACCACAAGCAGCTGGAAAAATACACAGCGATATGGAAAAAGGTTTTATTAGAGCAGAAGTCATAAATTACAAAGACCTTCTTGAATGTGGTGGAATGGCCAAAGCTAAAGAGAAGGGACTTGTTAGACTAGAAGGAAAAGATTATATTATACAAGATGGCGATGTAGTCTTATTTAGGTTTAATGTATAAAATTCTATTCTACCATTCTTAAATTAAAACAATGGGGACATAAACTTCTGTTAAATAAGCTTGCGTCCCCACTTTTATTTACTAAAACCCTTTATATTTATAATCTTCAATGGTTATCTATTAACTGATCTTGCCATTCTTCGATAGGTATGCCTCTTTCCTCTAACTGCAATAGAGTATATCATTATATTTTCAGGTGTAGCCATTCCCGGTGACATTCCCGCATCCCCTAAATGATGAATATCTGTACCTGCCATTTTGTTGTATATGGCAATATTCCTAATGGTCCACTCATCAGCCCCTTCTTGGGAAGTACCTATGGAAGTTATAGTTAATTTATTATGGGAATGACAAAAATCAATTAAGTCCCTTGCATATTCTAAAGTAATTCCAGGTACGGTACCTGGTGCTGGAATCAATATTATATCGCTGCCTGCATCGATAAATCTCTTTACTAGGTCCTTAGTTATTATGTTAGCACCTGCTTCTTGCATGCTTCCTGCTCCATGCATTTTCCCTGCTGCTATTATCAATTCATCTCCAACTGCTCTTTTAATCTCACTAATAGATTGAATTATCTTTTCATTGCTAACCCCAGTCTTTGGATTTCCAGTTAAAAGTACCATATCTATCCCTTGTTCCACTAGTTTAATTGCATTTTCAACTGTAGCCAGCCTTCCCTTTGGCAAAGTACTCCTGTCGTGAACCAATAGAGCTTGGTCTACAGGCTCCAAATTTGCCCCTATTATCCTTCCAGTATATTCTCTGATCTTTTCTACCACAGAAGGACCCTTGACAGGAATACCTTCTACCTTTGGATTATCTACATCATAAAAGTTTAATAGTAGAATATCTGCACCAAAAGCAGCAGCTAACTCCATATTGCTTATGTCTCCTAAAATAGGTGGAAAAGTACAAACTATTTCTGACATGATAGTTCTACCTTCGCCATTTTTGATACTCAAAAGCTTCTCACTTTTGCTCATCTTTTTAATATCAGAAAAATCTAAATCTAGTATCCTTTTAACCATGATCTACCTCCTACATGTCATAAAGAATATGGTGACTAAAAAGTCACCATATTCTTTATGGATTTAGTTTTGCTGTTTAAGCTTCCTAATATTTTTATTGATTTCATCTGCAATTATTTCTGCTTTAGTACCTATTATAACCTGTACATTCTTAGTAGAGGCTTTCAGCAAGCTAGTTGCACCAATCTTTTTCAATTCTCCTTCATCAATCAATGAACTGTCATTAACGGTAAGTCTAAGTCTCGTAATGCAAGATCCTACTTCTACTAAATTATCTACACCACCTAAAGCATC is part of the Tepidimicrobium xylanilyticum genome and encodes:
- a CDS encoding YhcN/YlaJ family sporulation lipoprotein; protein product: MKEKDLFFFKILTMFLIIITFTVGCSEVKNENKIAEEELNVDEKSLNVSGKDNEILIRSENISDMVVNLYGIDNATSIIFNDVVAIGLEMAEGNTLTDEIEKMITDTVLEKDPQIRQVLITASKKIFDKIEDIILSLMNGDSYDKHVKEINKIIEKIK
- the ychF gene encoding redox-regulated ATPase YchF, whose protein sequence is MKLGIVGLPNVGKSTLFNALTAAKAEAENYPFCTIEPNVGIVPVPDERLDLLARLINPEKITPATIEFYDIAGLVRGASKGEGLGNKFLSHIREVESLIHVVRCFEDDNITHVEGKIDPIHDIEIINLELMLSDLEIIDNRLQKVEKLAKGNKAYSKEFELLNRLKKAIEEGKPLRSLNLEYDEINIIKNYGLLSLKPVLYACNIGEEDLLDVGKNKYVDLVEEYAKKEESQVVVFSAKIEAEISQLSKEEKEIFLSELGLKESGLDRLVKASYDLLGLMSFLTAGPKEVRAWTIKKGTKAPQAAGKIHSDMEKGFIRAEVINYKDLLECGGMAKAKEKGLVRLEGKDYIIQDGDVVLFRFNV
- a CDS encoding DUF7916 family protein, which translates into the protein MVKRILDLDFSDIKKMSKSEKLLSIKNGEGRTIMSEIVCTFPPILGDISNMELAAAFGADILLLNFYDVDNPKVEGIPVKGPSVVEKIREYTGRIIGANLEPVDQALLVHDRSTLPKGRLATVENAIKLVEQGIDMVLLTGNPKTGVSNEKIIQSISEIKRAVGDELIIAAGKMHGAGSMQEAGANIITKDLVKRFIDAGSDIILIPAPGTVPGITLEYARDLIDFCHSHNKLTITSIGTSQEGADEWTIRNIAIYNKMAGTDIHHLGDAGMSPGMATPENIMIYSIAVRGKRHTYRRMARSVNR